In Mycoplasma sp. OR1901, the following are encoded in one genomic region:
- a CDS encoding class I tRNA ligase family protein, with translation MDFFKEIENKWQKKWEEEKYFEPSNDFTLPKKYIVSMFPYPSGKIHMGHTRNYALSDAIARYFKRRNYNVFNPFGWDAFGLPAENAAIKNNIHPKKWTYENIDSMDAEFKKLGLSFSWDQKVITSDPDYTKWEQYIFIEFWKNNLIYKQKSELNWCENDNTVLANEQVIDGKCWRCDNPVTKKEMDTYYLKITKYAEELLADLDKLDQNWPNKVISMQRNWIGKNEFYKFDTKLIFDNQEQNITILEKDLNVATNANFVAISNKHPLIKELIKNNHYTEQEIELINQIDQNFAVKNFKNKIYLNTPFKIINPINNQLLNVYITDFASYDPNNEIRFVSDLSENHKNFIEINNLEVVQPIKNENFDFENVAKETKYNLRDWGISRQRYWGTPIPLIHCEKCGTIPVHQDELPVLLPEKVEFTGNGNPLLTNEEWLKTKCHVCGSNATRESDTLDTFFESSWYFLRYTTPKHLRLNNIFIKENVEYWNQVDEYIGGIEHAILHLLYARFFTKALADLNFISFREPFKKLLTQGMVLKDGSKMSKSKGNVIEPKDIIQKYGADASRLFIFFAAPPTKELEWSDAGINGCYKFLNRLIDRSNEINPNDNFNYKNIDASKLNDAEKNARFKLYTGMNKSVETFENRDKDYGFNTLISWAMETLNAYDNVNNPELITEMFYVILNILEPFVPHLSWELSEKFFNLKNLKDFDIDKNALTTSEINYGITINGKARSEIKVSKDMNKEQIIELAKTEASKWLENKTIVKTIFVPNKIVNFVIK, from the coding sequence ATGGACTTTTTTAAAGAAATTGAAAATAAATGACAAAAAAAATGAGAAGAAGAAAAATACTTTGAACCTTCTAATGATTTTACATTACCAAAAAAATATATAGTAAGTATGTTCCCTTACCCAAGTGGTAAAATCCACATGGGGCACACAAGGAATTACGCACTAAGTGATGCAATTGCTAGATATTTCAAAAGACGTAATTATAATGTTTTTAATCCTTTTGGTTGAGATGCTTTTGGATTGCCAGCAGAAAATGCAGCAATAAAAAATAATATCCACCCTAAAAAATGAACATATGAAAATATTGATTCAATGGATGCCGAATTTAAAAAATTAGGTCTTTCTTTTTCGTGAGATCAAAAAGTAATTACTAGTGATCCAGATTATACAAAATGAGAGCAATATATTTTTATTGAATTTTGAAAAAATAATTTAATTTATAAACAAAAAAGCGAATTAAATTGATGTGAAAACGATAATACTGTTTTAGCAAATGAGCAAGTAATTGATGGTAAATGTTGACGTTGTGACAATCCTGTTACAAAAAAAGAAATGGACACTTACTACTTAAAAATAACAAAATACGCAGAAGAACTTCTAGCTGACTTAGATAAGTTAGATCAAAATTGACCAAATAAAGTTATTTCAATGCAACGTAATTGAATTGGTAAAAACGAATTTTATAAATTTGATACTAAATTAATTTTTGATAACCAAGAACAGAATATTACCATTTTAGAAAAAGATTTAAATGTAGCAACAAACGCAAATTTTGTTGCAATTAGTAATAAACACCCATTAATTAAAGAATTAATTAAAAACAACCATTATACAGAGCAAGAAATAGAACTAATCAATCAAATTGACCAAAACTTCGCAGTTAAAAACTTTAAAAATAAAATCTATCTAAATACTCCGTTCAAAATAATCAATCCAATTAATAATCAATTATTAAATGTTTACATAACTGATTTTGCTAGTTATGATCCAAACAACGAAATTAGGTTTGTTTCTGATTTAAGCGAAAATCATAAAAACTTTATCGAAATAAACAATTTAGAAGTTGTTCAACCAATTAAAAACGAAAACTTTGATTTCGAAAATGTTGCAAAAGAAACAAAATACAACTTGAGAGACTGAGGAATTTCAAGACAAAGATATTGAGGTACACCAATACCATTAATTCATTGTGAAAAATGTGGAACTATACCAGTGCACCAAGACGAACTTCCTGTTTTATTACCTGAAAAAGTTGAATTCACAGGAAATGGTAACCCGCTTTTAACTAATGAAGAATGATTAAAAACAAAATGTCACGTTTGTGGGTCAAACGCAACAAGAGAAAGTGATACTTTAGACACATTCTTTGAATCAAGCTGATATTTCTTAAGATATACAACACCAAAACATTTAAGATTAAATAATATTTTCATTAAGGAAAATGTTGAATATTGAAACCAAGTAGATGAATATATCGGTGGTATTGAGCACGCCATTTTACACTTACTTTATGCTAGATTTTTTACAAAAGCACTTGCAGATTTGAACTTTATTAGCTTTAGAGAACCTTTCAAAAAACTACTAACACAAGGTATGGTTTTAAAAGACGGATCTAAAATGTCTAAATCTAAAGGTAATGTTATTGAACCTAAAGATATTATTCAAAAATACGGTGCTGACGCAAGTAGATTATTCATTTTCTTTGCAGCACCTCCAACAAAAGAATTAGAATGAAGCGACGCCGGAATTAATGGTTGCTACAAATTCTTAAATAGATTAATTGATCGTTCAAACGAAATAAATCCAAACGATAATTTTAACTATAAAAATATTGATGCAAGTAAGTTAAATGATGCAGAAAAAAATGCTAGATTTAAACTTTATACAGGTATGAATAAATCAGTAGAAACTTTTGAAAACAGAGATAAAGACTACGGATTTAATACTCTTATCTCATGAGCTATGGAAACATTAAATGCTTATGATAATGTAAACAACCCTGAATTAATAACAGAAATGTTCTATGTGATTTTAAACATATTAGAACCATTTGTTCCTCACTTATCATGAGAACTTTCAGAAAAATTTTTCAACTTGAAAAACCTAAAAGATTTTGATATTGATAAAAACGCACTTACTACAAGTGAAATCAATTACGGAATAACAATTAACGGAAAAGCAAGATCTGAAATTAAAGTATCAAAAGATATGAATAAAGAACAAATAATAGAATTAGCCAAAACAGAGGCTTCAAAATGACTAGAAAATAAAACAATAGTAAAAACAATTTTTGTTCCTAACAAAATTGTTAACTTTGTCATTAAATAA
- the upp gene encoding uracil phosphoribosyltransferase, with amino-acid sequence MLKILEHPLIKIKMTKLRDKNTNHREFRSNLNEIASLMVYEIMRDYETKPYNVITPLNKEFTGVTFDKEIALVPILRAGLGMTEGLLNLIPDARVGHIGMYRDEENLTPHEYYYKMPNVSKDSLIIVVDPMLATGNSAVDAIKRIKQDGFTNIKLVCLVGAQNGVDNVLNNFGNDFDIYLSSLDSKLNSNGYIEPGLGDAGDRIFGTK; translated from the coding sequence ATGTTAAAAATATTAGAACACCCACTTATTAAAATAAAAATGACAAAATTAAGAGACAAAAACACAAATCATCGTGAATTTAGGAGCAATTTAAACGAAATTGCATCTTTAATGGTTTATGAAATAATGAGAGATTACGAAACTAAACCTTACAACGTAATAACTCCACTTAATAAAGAATTTACTGGAGTTACTTTTGATAAAGAAATTGCTTTAGTACCAATTTTAAGAGCCGGTTTAGGTATGACAGAAGGATTATTGAACTTAATACCTGACGCACGTGTTGGACATATCGGAATGTATCGTGATGAAGAAAATTTAACACCACATGAATACTACTACAAGATGCCTAATGTTTCAAAAGATAGTTTAATAATTGTTGTTGACCCAATGTTAGCTACAGGTAACTCAGCTGTAGATGCAATTAAAAGAATTAAACAAGATGGGTTTACTAATATTAAATTAGTTTGTTTAGTAGGTGCACAAAACGGAGTTGATAATGTATTAAATAACTTCGGAAATGATTTTGATATTTACTTATCATCATTAGATTCAAAATTAAACTCAAACGGATATATTGAACCTGGTCTTGGAGATGCAGGTGATCGTATTTTCGGAACTAAATAA
- a CDS encoding MFS transporter translates to MFKNNYKFNLTKFITSVLIPWIPSESLKMGSAMQIYNTTHSYWLVTTLFMLMNIPILIVQIFSKQLMKLFNFKKGLLIVDFFSAVLLIAPIIIWKLFPISTNTGLIVTILMILNMLQSFTYSIKTLYIRQMTHFISNNKAQLDIANVVFNVGVALSLIISPIFSVQVFNKITFDIFMTINLIFYLVSIVLFRTIKLNENAFVAETKQEKIVLGQSTNVVYVVTISSIAGLFLFTRQSGVIGFFNNYNYDFHFWSYYLAITMGILGLVGIIVAFLIKKTRWKINNTILLFIFFILNLSWLFISQIKNVSLSIAWFFVINAIQQFIINFINNNLGFRTQNITFAKRTIKVEKIVTLIQVTTSIIFTFLLTYVLVVSSYYHSYILYTIILLTMILLVYSYRPKV, encoded by the coding sequence ATGTTTAAGAATAACTATAAATTTAATTTAACAAAATTTATAACTAGTGTATTAATTCCATGAATCCCTTCTGAATCGCTAAAAATGGGTAGTGCAATGCAAATTTACAATACTACACATTCATATTGACTTGTAACTACTCTTTTTATGCTTATGAATATCCCTATTTTAATTGTTCAAATTTTTAGTAAACAATTAATGAAATTGTTCAACTTTAAAAAAGGACTTTTAATTGTTGATTTTTTTAGTGCTGTTTTATTAATTGCTCCAATTATTATATGAAAATTATTTCCAATTAGTACTAACACGGGACTTATTGTAACTATTTTGATGATTTTAAATATGTTACAATCTTTCACCTATTCGATAAAAACTTTGTATATTAGGCAAATGACACATTTTATTTCAAACAATAAAGCTCAATTAGATATTGCTAATGTTGTTTTTAATGTTGGTGTTGCTTTATCTTTAATAATTTCTCCAATTTTTTCTGTACAAGTATTTAATAAAATAACTTTTGACATTTTTATGACGATTAATTTAATTTTTTATTTAGTTTCCATAGTTTTATTCAGAACTATTAAACTAAATGAAAATGCTTTTGTTGCAGAAACAAAACAAGAAAAAATAGTTTTAGGTCAAAGTACAAATGTTGTTTACGTGGTAACTATTTCTTCAATTGCAGGATTATTTTTATTCACAAGGCAGTCTGGTGTAATTGGTTTTTTTAATAACTATAATTATGATTTTCATTTTTGAAGTTATTATTTAGCTATAACAATGGGAATTTTAGGGCTTGTAGGTATAATTGTAGCCTTCCTAATTAAAAAGACAAGATGAAAAATCAATAACACAATTTTATTGTTTATATTTTTTATTTTAAATCTTAGTTGACTATTCATTAGTCAAATAAAAAATGTTAGTTTAAGTATTGCTTGATTTTTTGTAATTAACGCAATTCAACAATTTATCATTAATTTTATAAATAATAATTTAGGTTTTAGAACTCAAAATATAACTTTTGCTAAAAGAACAATTAAAGTTGAAAAAATAGTAACCTTAATTCAGGTTACAACTTCTATTATATTTACATTTTTATTAACCTATGTTTTAGTAGTAAGTTCATATTACCATTCATACATTTTATATACAATCATACTACTAACAATGATTTTACTTGTATATTCATACAGACCAAAAGTGTAA
- a CDS encoding P68 family surface lipoprotein yields the protein MNNKFKKFAFALSGVSSFAALSVAISCGQSTSGSNTTVDNGENNIDQIPTEQLGRVTNASLGANTTVPAGSRFDQENDGKIKIGTTFSETGAQAKSLNAAIDVYNELVKQKDAVKNNSSLTDEQKEAEYKKLGVIEGAMPVEQQNLGSGYDAGKEDVTNKLNTKDTTGFYNLVINYAPVAATLASKNMLLSFNHLDPSINTDITSFDSAFISNNDDLENVVNKSTYVLPFFKSTQVLSINASVMSYILEKMIENGASYIDKDSEAKFTEMINAGKGDRESVQKIWGEPISTAKTLLSGKKLDFAMFDNYVDLIDFSMLAQSLFNESSNKVDSSVHVFGIDDIAGVYEQALFSSLGADSNLMLQKVVRGNDGRATINFTNIKNDQQNTYKKSKIIFEKFSKAFESGAVYSFPGGQYSSTTQTEHKIAFSIGSTAGYSYNFKKAGKATSVYKTSDSKVQLKADDKTFLEFGLTPKSGDKPAEVIGYVSSYKNKVLKSTSDKKPGKYDYKSLSTESDTKLEGLFSQQNSEFVLISKKDFDLLKANTQFTANQNDITPKYVELKNGDNDVVLLLVSKADKNDFLGKLGLKFESKTDKDYLNENELLPRVTPTKWEKTDAKKVLYLQGPSLIGIHSNQSEDIATKAFVKWLINNNEQMLALQKSMSYITPISKFNELDEENKKKIYGNNNYLKVALEEFGKVSQEADYVAFEEPAGEYSASFRKQIKAAWDARQKEFSDKTATKSDFSKFVETMTQGLNTQN from the coding sequence ATGAATAATAAATTTAAAAAATTCGCTTTTGCGTTAAGTGGTGTTTCATCATTTGCAGCATTAAGTGTAGCAATTAGTTGTGGACAGTCAACCAGTGGTTCAAACACAACAGTGGATAATGGTGAAAATAATATAGACCAAATTCCAACAGAACAATTAGGTAGAGTTACTAATGCATCTTTAGGTGCTAACACAACTGTTCCTGCAGGTTCTCGTTTTGATCAAGAAAATGACGGAAAAATTAAAATTGGTACAACATTTAGTGAAACTGGTGCTCAAGCAAAAAGCTTAAATGCGGCTATTGATGTTTACAATGAATTAGTTAAACAAAAAGACGCTGTAAAAAATAATAGTTCACTTACAGATGAACAAAAAGAAGCAGAGTACAAAAAATTAGGTGTTATCGAAGGTGCTATGCCAGTAGAACAACAAAACTTAGGAAGTGGTTATGATGCTGGTAAAGAGGACGTAACAAATAAATTAAACACAAAGGATACTACAGGTTTCTACAACTTAGTAATCAACTATGCTCCAGTTGCTGCAACATTAGCAAGCAAAAACATGTTATTAAGTTTTAACCATTTAGATCCATCAATCAACACAGATATTACATCTTTTGATAGTGCATTTATCTCAAATAATGATGATTTAGAAAACGTTGTAAATAAATCAACATACGTTTTACCATTTTTCAAAAGTACTCAAGTTTTATCAATTAACGCTTCAGTAATGAGCTACATTCTTGAAAAAATGATTGAAAATGGTGCTTCATACATTGATAAAGATTCTGAAGCAAAATTTACAGAAATGATTAATGCTGGTAAAGGTGATAGAGAATCAGTTCAAAAAATTTGAGGTGAACCTATTTCAACAGCAAAAACTCTTTTATCAGGTAAAAAATTAGATTTTGCTATGTTTGATAATTATGTTGATTTAATTGATTTTAGTATGTTAGCTCAATCTTTATTTAATGAATCATCAAATAAAGTTGATTCATCAGTACATGTATTTGGTATAGATGATATTGCCGGAGTTTATGAACAAGCTTTATTCTCATCATTAGGTGCAGATTCTAACTTAATGTTACAAAAAGTAGTTAGAGGAAATGACGGAAGAGCAACAATTAACTTTACAAACATTAAAAACGATCAACAAAATACTTATAAAAAATCGAAAATAATCTTTGAAAAATTTTCAAAAGCCTTTGAGTCAGGAGCTGTATATTCATTCCCTGGGGGTCAATACTCTTCAACAACTCAAACAGAACATAAAATTGCATTTTCAATTGGTTCTACAGCAGGTTACTCATACAACTTTAAAAAAGCTGGTAAAGCTACAAGTGTTTACAAAACAAGTGATTCAAAAGTACAATTAAAAGCTGATGATAAAACATTTTTAGAATTTGGATTAACACCTAAAAGTGGTGATAAACCAGCAGAAGTTATTGGTTATGTAAGTTCATATAAAAATAAAGTTTTAAAATCTACAAGTGATAAAAAACCAGGAAAATACGATTATAAATCACTTTCTACAGAATCAGATACTAAATTAGAAGGGTTATTCAGTCAACAAAATTCAGAATTTGTATTAATTAGCAAAAAAGATTTTGATTTATTAAAAGCTAATACTCAATTCACAGCAAATCAAAATGACATTACACCAAAATATGTAGAATTAAAAAATGGTGATAATGATGTTGTATTACTTTTAGTTTCAAAAGCTGATAAAAATGATTTCCTTGGAAAATTAGGATTAAAATTCGAAAGTAAAACAGACAAAGATTACTTAAATGAAAATGAATTATTACCAAGAGTAACACCTACTAAATGAGAAAAAACAGATGCTAAAAAAGTATTATACTTACAAGGTCCATCATTAATTGGTATACATTCAAACCAAAGTGAAGATATAGCAACAAAAGCGTTTGTTAAATGATTAATTAACAACAACGAACAAATGTTAGCATTACAAAAATCAATGAGTTACATTACACCTATTTCTAAATTTAATGAATTAGATGAAGAAAATAAGAAAAAAATATACGGAAATAATAATTACTTAAAAGTTGCTTTAGAAGAATTTGGTAAAGTTTCTCAAGAAGCAGATTACGTTGCTTTTGAAGAACCAGCTGGTGAATATTCAGCATCATTCAGAAAACAAATTAAAGCGGCATGAGATGCAAGACAAAAAGAATTTTCAGATAAAACAGCAACTAAATCAGACTTTTCTAAATTTGTTGAAACAATGACACAAGGTTTAAATACTCAAAACTAA